In the genome of Pseudoglutamicibacter cumminsii, one region contains:
- a CDS encoding phage/plasmid primase, P4 family, with translation MTTPFTLYAANVSGVQNNNHYPNQQTIADVASLSAVAGFDHVAATYANDRRSTAAFIASDCVVMDIDNDHTDTESEWVTPEKLGEVMAGVEFMAATSRNHMKAKGVLSARPRFHVYFPIREVQGADEYAGLKHRLASRFAFFDRNALDAGRFIYGTSNPQVTVREGDQLLDAWLDNADEQDVFAAFDASTLVIGEGSRNATLSRFAGRVLIRYGDTDQARDLFNRKANLCEPPLNEGELQTIWNSACRFASKVAADPGYLPPEAYEALAGLRPDDFSDVGQADTLAGEYANKIRYSLATKWLVYDHGVWDENDLSAQGVVQELTSRQLEEADRLIASTWETMTATGADLVMASASSKARGIAKLTPVQATAFRAWDEAKNYHKFVLSRRLSRNITATLKEAGPILQVRVRDLDVDPYQLNTPAGTWDLRDSSSHEHNPADLLTKQTAVGPSDEGAQIWADALDVFFQGDPELIGYVQRIVGLAAIGQVFVEALVIAYGDGRNGKSTFWNTIARVLGTYSGTISADALTVGVRRNVKPELAEARGKRLLIAAETEEGMRLSTSNVKQLASTDQISAEKKFKDPFAFTPSHTLVLYTNHLPRVGAMDAGIWRRLIVIPFNATIEGDTDVKNYADHLYEHAGGAILSWIMEGARLIHSEGYKLTPPPQVVQASQAYKEDNDWFSQFLEDSCDVEDGLSERAGDLYQTYRAWAQNTSGWARPMVDFNAACEQAGFERKKTKSGIRVYGLALTSEFNS, from the coding sequence ATGACCACGCCCTTCACCCTCTATGCCGCGAATGTGAGCGGCGTGCAGAACAACAACCACTACCCGAACCAGCAAACCATCGCCGACGTGGCATCCCTGTCTGCAGTCGCGGGCTTCGATCACGTAGCCGCAACCTATGCGAATGATCGCCGCTCAACTGCAGCCTTCATAGCCTCGGACTGCGTGGTGATGGATATCGACAACGATCACACCGACACCGAGTCCGAGTGGGTCACGCCTGAGAAGCTTGGCGAGGTGATGGCGGGCGTGGAGTTCATGGCCGCCACGTCTCGTAATCACATGAAGGCGAAGGGTGTGTTGTCTGCGCGGCCGCGTTTCCACGTTTACTTCCCAATCCGAGAAGTACAAGGCGCAGACGAATACGCAGGATTGAAACACCGCCTCGCGTCGCGGTTTGCTTTCTTCGATCGCAACGCTCTTGACGCAGGACGCTTCATCTACGGCACCTCTAACCCACAAGTTACGGTGCGTGAGGGCGACCAGTTGCTCGATGCGTGGCTCGATAACGCTGATGAGCAGGACGTGTTCGCCGCATTTGATGCTTCCACTCTTGTGATTGGTGAAGGCTCGCGCAACGCTACGTTGTCGCGCTTCGCAGGCAGGGTCCTCATCCGCTACGGCGATACCGACCAAGCACGAGACCTCTTCAATCGCAAAGCCAACCTTTGCGAACCACCGCTCAACGAGGGAGAATTACAGACGATTTGGAATAGCGCGTGCAGGTTCGCTTCGAAGGTCGCTGCTGATCCAGGCTATCTGCCGCCAGAGGCGTATGAGGCGTTGGCGGGTTTGCGTCCGGATGATTTTTCCGATGTCGGTCAGGCAGACACATTAGCTGGCGAATACGCGAACAAGATCCGCTACTCACTGGCTACCAAGTGGCTTGTCTACGACCATGGCGTGTGGGATGAGAACGACTTATCTGCACAAGGCGTCGTTCAGGAATTGACCTCCCGCCAGCTCGAGGAAGCCGACCGCTTGATCGCGTCCACGTGGGAGACCATGACGGCAACCGGTGCAGATCTCGTGATGGCCTCCGCCTCGTCGAAAGCACGCGGCATCGCCAAGCTCACGCCTGTGCAAGCGACCGCGTTCCGGGCGTGGGATGAGGCAAAGAACTACCACAAGTTCGTTCTCTCCAGGCGTTTGTCACGCAACATCACGGCCACGTTGAAAGAAGCCGGGCCGATCTTGCAGGTACGTGTCCGTGACCTTGACGTCGACCCCTACCAGCTCAACACCCCGGCAGGTACCTGGGATCTACGCGACAGTAGTAGCCACGAGCACAATCCCGCCGATCTGCTGACTAAGCAGACCGCTGTCGGCCCCAGCGATGAGGGTGCACAGATCTGGGCCGACGCGCTCGACGTGTTCTTCCAAGGAGATCCTGAGTTGATTGGTTATGTGCAGCGCATTGTGGGGTTGGCGGCGATCGGGCAGGTTTTCGTAGAAGCGCTCGTCATCGCTTACGGGGACGGGCGAAACGGCAAATCCACGTTCTGGAACACCATCGCCCGCGTGTTGGGGACGTATTCGGGCACGATCTCAGCCGACGCGCTCACGGTCGGGGTGCGTCGCAACGTCAAACCCGAACTCGCCGAAGCCAGAGGCAAACGTCTCTTGATCGCGGCTGAAACCGAAGAAGGTATGCGCCTATCAACCTCGAACGTCAAACAGCTTGCTTCGACCGATCAGATCTCGGCAGAGAAAAAGTTCAAGGACCCCTTCGCCTTCACCCCCTCCCACACGCTGGTCTTGTACACGAACCATTTGCCGCGTGTGGGAGCTATGGATGCAGGCATCTGGCGGCGTCTGATCGTCATCCCGTTCAACGCCACCATCGAAGGCGACACGGATGTGAAGAACTATGCCGACCACCTCTACGAACACGCTGGCGGAGCAATCCTTTCCTGGATCATGGAGGGAGCGCGCCTCATTCACAGTGAGGGATACAAGCTCACTCCGCCGCCTCAGGTGGTTCAAGCCTCGCAAGCATATAAGGAGGATAACGACTGGTTCTCGCAGTTCCTTGAGGACTCGTGCGACGTCGAGGACGGATTATCGGAGAGGGCTGGTGACCTCTATCAGACGTATCGGGCGTGGGCGCAAAACACCTCAGGATGGGCGCGCCCGATGGTCGACTTCAACGCCGCATGCGAACAAGCAGGATTCGAGCGCAAGAAAACCAAGTCCGGTATCCGCGTCTACGGGCTGGCCCTGACCAGCGAATTCAACAGCTGA
- a CDS encoding DEAD/DEAH box helicase: MHYQPHNYQRQATQFIIDHHEAAIFLGMGLGKSVITLTAIWQLMLDYFTIHRVLVIAPLRVARDTWPAEISKWDHLDGLTVAVAVGTKQDRLAALSKSAMVTIINRENIPWLISQLGGSWPFDMVVIDELSSFKNHRAKRFTALVKMRPYVKRWVGLTGTPASNGLMDVWAQFRLLDGGERLGRFITRYRERWFVPDKRNGMQVFTYKPRAGAEDEIYGVIGDMTLSMRTTDHLQLPELTVTTMPVVLEPKERKVYEQLKADLVLDLDGATIDAANAAALSGKLLQLASGAIYTSNGQWTAVHERKLDVLEDLIEAANGNPLLVAYWFTHDRQRITARFPQARELKTSADIETWNKGEITLGLIHPASAGHGLNLQAGGHLLVWFSLTWSLELYQQTNARLYRQGQSEPVTITHLVAEGTLDEAVLKALDAKDATQAALIDAVTAEITTTERTSSCM, translated from the coding sequence ATGCACTATCAGCCGCATAACTACCAACGCCAGGCGACCCAGTTCATCATCGACCACCACGAGGCCGCGATCTTCCTTGGGATGGGTTTGGGCAAATCGGTGATCACGTTGACGGCGATCTGGCAGCTCATGCTCGACTACTTCACCATCCACCGAGTCCTCGTCATCGCACCACTTCGGGTAGCCCGAGACACCTGGCCCGCCGAAATATCGAAGTGGGATCACCTTGACGGGCTCACCGTCGCGGTCGCTGTTGGCACCAAACAAGACCGGCTGGCAGCGTTATCCAAGTCTGCAATGGTGACCATCATCAACCGTGAAAACATCCCATGGCTCATCAGCCAACTCGGGGGTAGCTGGCCGTTCGACATGGTCGTCATCGACGAACTCTCCAGCTTCAAAAACCACCGTGCGAAACGGTTCACGGCGCTGGTGAAAATGCGACCATACGTTAAACGCTGGGTCGGGCTGACCGGAACGCCAGCCTCGAACGGGCTCATGGACGTGTGGGCGCAGTTCCGGCTTCTCGACGGCGGCGAGCGTTTGGGCCGGTTTATTACTCGTTATCGGGAGCGTTGGTTCGTACCCGATAAACGCAACGGGATGCAGGTGTTCACCTATAAGCCCCGCGCGGGTGCCGAAGATGAGATCTACGGTGTGATTGGTGACATGACGTTGTCGATGAGAACCACCGACCACCTGCAATTACCGGAATTGACGGTGACGACAATGCCTGTGGTGCTGGAGCCGAAAGAGCGCAAGGTCTACGAGCAACTCAAAGCTGACCTCGTTCTCGACCTTGATGGGGCGACGATTGATGCCGCGAACGCCGCAGCTTTGTCCGGCAAGCTACTCCAACTCGCGAGCGGCGCGATCTACACCAGCAACGGTCAATGGACGGCGGTTCATGAGCGCAAGCTCGACGTCCTCGAAGATCTCATCGAGGCAGCCAACGGCAACCCACTGCTCGTAGCCTACTGGTTTACCCATGACCGTCAGCGCATCACCGCCCGCTTCCCACAGGCTCGCGAACTTAAAACAAGCGCGGATATCGAGACATGGAACAAAGGTGAGATCACCCTCGGCTTGATCCACCCAGCATCGGCGGGTCACGGATTGAACCTCCAGGCAGGCGGGCATCTGCTGGTGTGGTTCTCGTTGACGTGGAGCCTGGAGCTTTATCAACAGACGAACGCTCGCTTGTATCGGCAAGGTCAATCCGAACCTGTGACGATCACGCATCTGGTTGCGGAAGGGACGCTCGATGAAGCCGTGCTCAAAGCTCTTGATGCGAAAGATGCTACGCAGGCTGCGTTGATCGACGCGGTCACAGCAGAAATCACAACCACTGAAAGGACAAGCTCATGCATGTGA
- a CDS encoding phage antirepressor has protein sequence MGNQIQTFTNDVFGTIRTITTDGQILFCGKDVATALGYQDPTNAVKLHCKGVANYHPLETAGGIQQVRFITEGNLYRLIISSKLPAAQKFEAWVFDEVLPTIRRHGMYAYDELLADDEFLEHAIATLRAERAKRLAAEQALLEAAPKVSYYDLVLQSDSLLTTTAIAKDYGLSAKKLNRILRDAHVQFHQSDRWFLYAKYAEQGYTQSKTHEYGEGQTRTHMYWTQKGRLFIYDLLKNQLGILPVIERQGQVQA, from the coding sequence ATGGGAAACCAGATTCAAACATTCACCAACGACGTGTTCGGCACCATTCGCACCATCACCACTGATGGCCAGATCCTTTTCTGCGGCAAGGACGTCGCCACCGCGCTCGGCTACCAGGATCCGACGAACGCGGTGAAGCTACACTGCAAGGGGGTGGCAAATTACCACCCCCTTGAGACCGCTGGTGGAATCCAGCAGGTCCGCTTCATTACCGAGGGCAACCTGTACCGCCTCATCATCTCCTCAAAGCTCCCGGCAGCGCAGAAGTTCGAAGCCTGGGTGTTCGATGAGGTGTTGCCGACGATTCGCCGCCACGGCATGTACGCATACGACGAACTGCTCGCTGATGATGAGTTCCTCGAGCATGCCATCGCCACGCTGCGTGCTGAGCGGGCCAAGCGCCTGGCAGCAGAGCAAGCCTTACTTGAGGCGGCACCGAAAGTCTCGTACTACGACCTCGTGTTGCAGTCCGATTCGTTGTTGACGACGACCGCGATTGCGAAGGACTACGGACTTTCCGCGAAGAAACTCAACCGGATCCTGCGTGATGCTCACGTGCAGTTCCATCAGTCGGACCGGTGGTTCCTGTACGCGAAGTACGCCGAGCAGGGATACACCCAGTCCAAGACCCACGAATACGGCGAGGGGCAGACCCGCACCCACATGTACTGGACGCAAAAGGGGCGTCTGTTCATCTACGACCTGCTCAAGAACCAGCTCGGCATTCTGCCTGTCATCGAGCGTCAAGGTCAGGTGCAAGCATGA
- a CDS encoding DNA polymerase, with protein MRTLFCDIESFSPVQLAKTGLYPYAEHPDFELLLFGYSIDGGPVEMVDLANGQSMPDEVLAALVDPSVVKWAHNAAFERVCLSAWLRAHHPELLADGFLGPRQWRCTMIWSAYLGLPMSLDAVATVLKLDVQKDTVGKKLIKQFCTPATPSVLNGGKHRNPPSADPTGWARFIDYNRRDVEVELAIHDRLACFPMPEAEWDTYALDQRINDAGILLDHTLVDNAVAVDEHHRNASLARAQKLTGLDNPNSPIQLKQWLATRGCELESLAKAEVDAALDTATGAVKEVLELRGDLAKSSVKKYQAMQNVAGSDGRARGLIQFYGAGRTGRFAGRLVQVQNLPRNYLPDLDQARTLVRTGNLDALELLYESVPDTLSQLIRTAFIPSTGHRFIVADFSAIEARVIAWLAGETSTLEAFREGKDLYCETASRMFGVPVEKHGVNGELRQKGKIAVLACGYGGSVGALKAMGALNMGLAEHELKPIVDAWRQANPHIVGLWADVEEAAIAAISSRQPIRLRNLRFSVESGIFFIELPSGRRLAYVQPRLGENRWGGTSVTYTGTTTARRWGQLETYGGKLVENIVQAIARDLLVTGMHAVAKAGHQIVMHVHDEIVIDEPENSGFTVTDACALMSTLPAWAEGLPLDADGYECAYYRKD; from the coding sequence ATGCGAACACTCTTCTGCGATATTGAATCTTTCAGTCCCGTCCAGCTCGCTAAGACGGGTCTTTACCCGTATGCCGAGCACCCAGACTTCGAGCTGCTCCTGTTCGGCTATTCGATTGACGGCGGTCCAGTCGAAATGGTGGATCTCGCCAACGGACAATCAATGCCCGACGAGGTGCTGGCGGCTTTAGTTGATCCATCCGTCGTGAAGTGGGCGCATAACGCCGCCTTCGAACGAGTCTGCCTGTCCGCTTGGCTACGAGCGCATCATCCAGAGCTTCTCGCTGATGGGTTTCTTGGCCCAAGGCAGTGGCGCTGCACCATGATCTGGTCGGCTTATCTCGGTCTGCCGATGAGCCTCGACGCAGTAGCCACCGTCCTCAAACTCGACGTCCAAAAAGACACAGTAGGCAAGAAGCTGATCAAGCAGTTCTGCACACCCGCCACACCCTCAGTTCTGAACGGCGGCAAACACAGGAATCCACCATCAGCTGACCCAACCGGGTGGGCACGGTTCATCGACTACAACCGGCGTGACGTCGAAGTCGAGCTCGCCATCCACGACAGACTGGCTTGTTTTCCGATGCCCGAGGCCGAATGGGACACCTACGCTCTTGACCAACGCATTAATGATGCCGGGATTCTTCTCGACCACACGCTCGTCGATAATGCCGTTGCCGTGGACGAGCACCACCGCAACGCGTCGCTTGCTCGGGCGCAGAAGCTCACGGGGTTGGACAATCCTAACTCGCCGATCCAGCTCAAACAATGGCTTGCCACCAGAGGTTGCGAACTCGAATCGCTAGCGAAAGCCGAGGTCGATGCCGCCCTCGATACCGCGACTGGCGCGGTGAAGGAAGTCCTCGAACTTCGCGGCGATCTGGCTAAATCTTCGGTGAAGAAATACCAGGCGATGCAAAACGTCGCAGGCAGTGACGGCCGGGCTCGTGGGCTCATCCAGTTCTACGGAGCAGGACGTACCGGGCGCTTCGCCGGACGCCTCGTCCAAGTCCAAAACCTGCCAAGGAATTACCTGCCTGATCTCGACCAAGCGCGCACGCTCGTCAGAACGGGCAACCTGGACGCACTTGAGCTGCTCTACGAGTCCGTGCCCGACACGCTCAGCCAACTCATCCGGACCGCCTTCATCCCTAGTACCGGCCACAGGTTTATTGTCGCGGACTTTTCTGCAATCGAGGCGCGCGTTATCGCATGGCTCGCAGGAGAAACCTCGACTCTTGAAGCGTTTCGTGAGGGGAAAGACCTCTACTGCGAGACCGCGTCGCGCATGTTCGGCGTCCCAGTCGAAAAGCACGGCGTTAATGGTGAGCTTCGTCAGAAGGGGAAGATTGCGGTGCTCGCCTGTGGTTATGGCGGCTCGGTCGGTGCTCTCAAAGCTATGGGAGCCCTCAATATGGGACTCGCTGAGCACGAACTCAAACCGATCGTGGACGCATGGCGGCAAGCTAACCCGCACATCGTTGGGCTCTGGGCGGACGTCGAAGAAGCAGCCATCGCTGCGATCTCGTCGCGCCAGCCGATCCGGCTACGCAACCTGCGCTTTAGCGTTGAGTCTGGGATTTTCTTCATCGAACTGCCCTCTGGTAGACGGCTTGCCTATGTGCAGCCGCGTCTGGGTGAGAACCGTTGGGGCGGCACCAGCGTCACCTACACCGGAACCACCACAGCCAGACGCTGGGGACAGTTAGAAACCTACGGTGGAAAACTCGTCGAGAACATCGTCCAGGCGATCGCTCGCGACCTTCTCGTCACTGGCATGCACGCAGTCGCCAAGGCGGGGCACCAGATTGTGATGCATGTTCACGACGAAATCGTCATCGACGAACCCGAAAATTCCGGCTTCACCGTGACTGATGCATGTGCTCTTATGTCGACGCTCCCAGCCTGGGCCGAAGGTTTGCCGTTGGACGCGGATGGGTATGAGTGCGCCTATTACCGTAAGGATTAG
- a CDS encoding DUF2800 domain-containing protein produces the protein MAPSDHALLSASGAYRWLNCTPSACLESDEPESTSAAAEQGTAAHALAEHKLRRALKQRSKRPVSTWVDDEMEILTDDYVAFVQERISIAQESCGDPQVLIEQRLDFSHVVPGGFGTGDCVIIAEPTLQIIDLKYGQGVLVEAERNPQLMLYALGALHTFGDLYDIERVAVTIYQPRRGNVDTWEISVADLEAWAEAEVKPKAELAAAGEGEFCPGSWCQFCKIAPTCRARAEANLALAKHEFVPPAELSDSEIADVLARIPQLKTWASDVEAYALSKAVNQGVVFEGFKLVAGRSIRKYTSETDVAAAAEAAGYRDIYDRKLITLTAMERLMGKPAFNEILSDLVTKPAGKPTLVPASDKRPALDLVSAATDFQPNK, from the coding sequence ATGGCACCGTCTGATCACGCACTCCTCTCAGCTTCTGGTGCTTACAGGTGGCTCAACTGCACACCCTCAGCGTGCCTCGAATCCGATGAGCCAGAATCCACGTCTGCGGCTGCCGAGCAAGGCACCGCCGCCCATGCACTGGCTGAGCACAAGCTCCGTCGCGCTTTGAAGCAGCGCTCGAAGCGGCCAGTCTCAACTTGGGTTGATGACGAGATGGAAATCCTCACGGACGACTATGTGGCGTTCGTCCAAGAACGCATCTCCATCGCCCAAGAATCCTGTGGTGATCCGCAGGTGCTGATCGAGCAACGCCTAGATTTCAGCCATGTGGTTCCGGGAGGTTTTGGCACCGGGGATTGCGTGATCATCGCCGAACCCACCTTGCAGATCATTGATCTCAAATACGGGCAAGGTGTGTTGGTTGAGGCTGAGCGTAATCCCCAGTTGATGCTCTACGCTCTCGGAGCCCTTCACACTTTCGGCGACCTGTACGACATCGAGCGCGTAGCGGTGACGATCTACCAACCGCGCCGGGGCAACGTCGACACCTGGGAAATCTCTGTTGCCGACCTCGAAGCGTGGGCTGAGGCAGAGGTGAAGCCGAAGGCTGAGCTGGCAGCGGCTGGCGAGGGCGAGTTTTGTCCGGGCTCGTGGTGTCAGTTCTGCAAGATTGCACCCACGTGTCGGGCGCGAGCGGAAGCCAACCTCGCCCTTGCAAAGCACGAGTTCGTCCCACCAGCAGAACTGTCCGACAGCGAGATTGCCGACGTGCTGGCCCGGATTCCACAGCTCAAAACCTGGGCGTCGGACGTGGAAGCCTACGCCCTTTCCAAGGCCGTCAACCAGGGCGTGGTCTTTGAGGGGTTCAAGCTCGTAGCCGGACGGTCGATACGCAAATACACCTCCGAAACCGATGTCGCTGCAGCGGCTGAGGCGGCTGGCTATAGGGACATCTATGACCGCAAGCTCATCACCCTCACAGCGATGGAACGCCTCATGGGTAAACCCGCCTTCAACGAGATCCTCAGCGACCTCGTGACCAAGCCTGCAGGAAAACCCACGTTGGTTCCTGCATCCGATAAGCGGCCAGCGCTTGACCTGGTGAGTGCTGCCACCGATTTTCAACCAAACAAGTAA
- a CDS encoding Abi family protein: MFLEAGGLVVDKPWASIDEQINILTRRGLLDAGDYRRELSTVGYYRLSGYSYPLRQIAPSDSPQRRLDHFVLGARMGHVVELYEFDERLRLAVWQALCKLEVCLRVDVGHVLGEIDPFIHLDLERIWPSGAMNHRAAFFTQKLTQTQSRSTEDFVKHYNQTHDGRLPVWVVTEILEFGQLVTLFSLAPFEQRRRIADKYLARADELESWMRTANYIRNICAHHARLWNRQLVIRPLVKHRRNDQTLSAVTHSSGRMYTALVITAFLLRRGNFTAEIQAISDVLDSFPTEIPGVDLTHIGASPSWKQDPIWTINS; the protein is encoded by the coding sequence ATGTTTTTGGAAGCAGGTGGGCTGGTGGTCGATAAACCGTGGGCCAGTATCGATGAGCAGATTAATATTCTCACTCGTCGTGGCCTATTGGATGCCGGTGATTACCGCCGCGAGTTATCTACTGTCGGCTATTACCGGCTTTCGGGATACTCCTACCCGTTGCGTCAGATCGCTCCATCTGATTCGCCGCAACGGCGTTTGGACCATTTCGTTCTCGGTGCACGTATGGGGCATGTGGTAGAGCTGTACGAGTTTGATGAGCGGCTACGCTTGGCTGTGTGGCAGGCGCTATGCAAGCTGGAGGTGTGCCTGCGAGTTGACGTGGGGCACGTGCTGGGTGAGATCGATCCGTTCATTCACCTCGACCTCGAACGGATTTGGCCATCGGGGGCGATGAATCACAGAGCAGCATTCTTTACGCAGAAGCTCACCCAAACACAGTCGCGCTCTACAGAAGATTTCGTCAAGCATTACAACCAGACCCACGACGGTCGTTTGCCGGTGTGGGTGGTTACCGAGATTCTTGAGTTCGGACAACTCGTGACCCTGTTTTCGTTGGCTCCCTTCGAACAGCGTCGTCGCATTGCTGACAAGTACTTGGCACGTGCCGACGAGTTGGAATCGTGGATGCGCACTGCGAATTACATTCGTAACATATGCGCTCACCACGCCAGACTATGGAATAGGCAACTCGTTATCCGTCCACTGGTCAAACACCGCCGCAACGACCAAACGCTATCGGCCGTGACACATTCTTCAGGACGTATGTACACCGCGCTGGTGATCACCGCATTCCTCTTGCGACGAGGAAATTTCACCGCTGAAATACAGGCCATCAGCGACGTCCTAGACAGTTTCCCCACCGAAATTCCTGGCGTCGATCTAACGCACATAGGTGCCAGCCCCAGCTGGAAACAAGATCCCATCTGGACAATCAACAGCTAA
- a CDS encoding VRR-NUC domain-containing protein yields the protein MNERTIEHQLKKAVEASGGLCWKLVCPGTTGVPDRICLTRNRAVFVELKASGKKPRPIQVRRMNQLRQQGFTALVVDSIDGIQEVLDALSAA from the coding sequence ATGAACGAACGAACCATAGAACACCAACTGAAGAAAGCCGTTGAAGCCTCTGGCGGCTTGTGCTGGAAGCTTGTCTGCCCTGGAACCACGGGTGTACCTGACCGGATATGCCTGACGAGAAACCGGGCTGTTTTCGTCGAGCTCAAAGCATCAGGCAAGAAGCCACGGCCAATCCAAGTGCGCCGGATGAACCAACTCCGCCAGCAAGGTTTCACCGCTCTGGTTGTTGATTCGATTGACGGCATACAGGAGGTGCTTGATGCACTATCAGCCGCATAA
- a CDS encoding DUF4406 domain-containing protein codes for MTATTLDIGFSKKNTEGYLDLTSYHALKKLQREQFGYRPLIYICSPYSGDVQANVELARQFCSFAVSAGKIPFAPHLLFPQFMDDADPDQRELAMFFNRVLLAKCEALWAYVGRVSLGMRLEIGWARDLELPIKFFDSDFKEVTP; via the coding sequence ATGACCGCCACGACACTCGATATTGGGTTTTCGAAGAAGAACACCGAAGGCTACCTGGACCTAACCAGCTACCACGCGCTCAAAAAGCTGCAGCGCGAACAATTCGGCTACCGGCCCTTGATTTATATCTGCTCGCCCTACTCAGGCGACGTGCAAGCGAACGTTGAGCTCGCCCGCCAATTCTGCTCCTTCGCAGTGAGCGCGGGCAAAATCCCATTCGCCCCACACCTGTTGTTCCCGCAGTTCATGGATGACGCAGACCCTGATCAGCGGGAGCTGGCGATGTTCTTCAACAGGGTGCTGCTCGCTAAATGCGAAGCCCTCTGGGCATACGTGGGACGCGTCAGCCTTGGTATGCGCTTAGAGATCGGGTGGGCGCGCGACCTCGAGTTGCCGATTAAGTTTTTCGATTCTGATTTCAAGGAGGTCACGCCATGA
- a CDS encoding DUF2815 family protein, translating into MSTTNTTRIVTGEVRLSYAHVWEPNSIQGGKPKYSVSLIIPKSDTATIAAIEKAVDVAIEAGIGKFGGKRPNKAALKLPLRDGDIERDDEAYKGAYFLNANSLTAPQIVDQSVAPILDRAEVYSGCYARVSLSFYAFNTNGNRGIACALGNIQKTRDGESLGGGRVSAETDFGVFAADDDFLN; encoded by the coding sequence ATGTCAACGACTAACACAACTCGTATTGTGACCGGCGAAGTCCGGCTGTCCTACGCACACGTGTGGGAGCCGAACTCCATCCAGGGAGGCAAACCGAAGTACTCCGTCTCCCTAATTATCCCGAAGTCCGATACTGCCACGATTGCGGCGATCGAGAAGGCCGTGGATGTAGCCATCGAAGCAGGTATCGGGAAGTTTGGTGGCAAGCGCCCCAACAAGGCCGCCCTCAAGCTCCCGCTGCGCGATGGAGATATTGAGCGTGACGACGAAGCCTACAAGGGTGCCTACTTCCTCAACGCCAACTCCCTGACCGCTCCGCAGATCGTCGATCAGAGCGTCGCCCCGATCCTCGACCGCGCCGAAGTGTACTCGGGCTGCTACGCACGCGTATCCCTGTCCTTCTATGCGTTCAACACAAACGGCAACCGAGGCATCGCCTGCGCACTGGGCAATATCCAAAAGACCCGTGACGGCGAGAGCCTTGGCGGTGGACGAGTTTCCGCTGAGACCGACTTCGGTGTCTTCGCCGCTGATGACGATTTCCTGAACTAA
- a CDS encoding HNH endonuclease, which translates to MPVKPASPCSHPGCPELTRERYCDAHAKAEDARYRKYQRDPKINRRYGARWRKIRAAYVAAHPLCEDCLEQGKYTPAQEVHHVLPLEHGGTHNFDNLRSLCKPCHSRQSALDDDRWRQQPRVYTY; encoded by the coding sequence ATGCCAGTGAAGCCAGCGTCCCCGTGTTCCCACCCTGGATGCCCTGAACTGACCCGTGAACGCTACTGCGACGCCCATGCCAAGGCGGAGGACGCCCGGTATCGGAAGTATCAGCGTGATCCGAAGATCAACCGCCGCTACGGCGCGCGGTGGCGTAAGATCCGCGCCGCCTACGTCGCCGCCCATCCGCTTTGCGAAGACTGCCTAGAGCAAGGCAAGTACACGCCCGCACAGGAAGTCCACCACGTGCTCCCGCTTGAGCACGGCGGCACCCACAACTTCGACAACCTCCGTTCGCTGTGCAAGCCCTGCCACTCGCGCCAGAGCGCGCTTGATGATGATCGGTGGCGGCAACAACCTCGGGTCTACACCTACTGA